The region ATATTTTAAAATACAATTCATCTTTATTCCTGGCAAATCAATTTACAGATTCGATCAAACATGAAACAAGCCGGGATTTAATTGGTTACAGTATAAGTGAGAATAAAAAACCATCGTTATACTGGAGTTCCCGTGATTATAAAAATATCCTGATTACGGTTTATAATCAGGACAATAAAACCTCAGAATCCTTAAACTTCGATTTCCCAAAAAATCACGATTATATTATTAGCTCTTTCCAGCAGAACAATACTTTCTATATTCTGGCAAAAGAAAAAGATTTCGAGCATTTACTTCTTTACAAATTTGAAGATGGGAAATGCGTTGTTAAAATGTTTGATTTTTCTTCATTTGTTTTTAAAAATGAAAGAAATGTGCAAATCTCTTTTAATGCACTTATCAAATATTTCCCGATACAAAAAATAGATCCAAATATTTACACGCCCATAGAATTGGCTTCAAGTACCAGCAAAATGTATGTCATTCAGGATCATATTATTTTGACATTTGATAATAGTCTTATCAAAACACAAGCCTTCGATCTTAACATTAAAACGGGTGAAATAAAAGAAAAAACTTTTGATCTGCCTGCTCCAGAAACTCCGTTACGAACAACGAATTCATTTTATAGTGATAATAAACTATTCCAAGTAAAGGCAAATAAAGAATTCTTTTTATTTCAAATCAAAGATTTTGATTCAGGAAAAGGCATCAAGAATTATTCATTTTCAAAAAATGATACGATTCCTTTTATGAATTCTCCTTTCATTACACAAATTGACAATAACGAACCTCGTCAATTAAAAACTACTGAAAAGTTTCTGAAAAGCATAAACGGACTTCCTGCCGGTGTTTCCGTTTTTAAAAATCATAAAAACAGTTTTATCACTTTTAGCGGTTTTGGAGAATATAGAGATTTTTATTTTTCCTTCAATTCTGCAGATGATTTTGGAGAGCGTATCCCTTATTCGCTAAGCAAAGCAGTTTATTTTGACGCAATGTTAAGTGAAAACCTAAATTTCGCAAAAGACTATCAATCAAGACCTTTAGCTATTGACAATTTGTTCTACTTTTTGAATAACAATAAGGGTATAAAACTTTATGATTCACTAAGATTGAAAGATTTTTATGTTCTAAGTTATTTCGACAGTGGTTCCCAACAGTTTATAATGCGAAAATTTACCGATGGCCCTATGATGCAAGACGATGGAAATCCGATTATGAATAAATCTCAATTCTCGAAACCGTTCTCTTTTGGCAGTATAAAACCTAATTAAATTTATTGAAAGCTACTCCAAATGTGTAATGTTTTGGCGGTTTCAAAAAATGGTTTGGATTATTTTTTCTAATTTTACAAAAAAGACACATATCATGCTATCAAAAAATATTGAATCGGCTTTAAACAAGCAAATCCGCATAGAAGCAGAATCTTCACAAACGTATCTTTCTATGGCCTGCTGGGCAGAAGTACAAGGATTAGAGGGAATTGCTCAATTTATGTACACACAGTCAGACGAAGAGCGCGCACACATGCTTAAATTGGTTAAGTATGTAAATGAGCGCGGAGGTCACGCTCAGGTAACAGATCTTAAAGCGCCAAAAACGACTTACACTACTTTTAAAGAAATGTTTGAGGAGCTTTACAATCACGAACTTTTTGTATCGAAATCGATCAACGAATTAGTACACATTACTTTTGAAGAGAAAGATTATGCTACACATAATTTCTTACAATGGTATGTTTCTGAACAAATCGAAGAAGAAGCAACTGCTAAATCTATTCTGGATAAAATCAACTTAATTGGAGATGATAAAGGCGGACTTTACTTGTTTGACCGTGATATTCAGCAATTAACAGTTACCAGTTCGATTGCTATCAATCCAAAATAAAAAAAGTTAAAGTTTATTTAGAATATTTAAAAATTACTTTTTTCGTTTATATTTGTCTCTGTTTTTATAATACAGAGGAAAATTGGGCAAGAAAGAAAAAGACAAGGAGAAGAAAAAGGATAAAAAGAAAAAGAAAAATTCTGAGATTCTTGATAAGATTAAGAAGATTGAAAACTGTAAATCTTCTTGTTGTGAGAAATATAAAAAAAGCGAAAAAAAACGCTGTTCTCGCTGTCCTATGTTTGATTTATTCAAAAAAACGGCTTAACAACATATACAAAAACCCATTGGATTTCTCTAATGGGTTTTTTAGTTTTAAATTGCAGCCAATCTCTCTGATTTTTAATTCAATTATGGAAAACTACGTTACTATACCAAAATCAAGCCTTGATTTTCTGGTTCAGCTTAAAGAAAATAATAACAAACCTTGGTTTGACGATCATAAATCTGAATATTTAATCGAATTAGAACATATTCAAAACTTTGCAGATGCTCTATTAAAAGAACTTTCTAAAACAGATGTTCTGGAAAATACATCAGGTAAAAAAAGCGTTTACCGAATCTATCGTGATATTCGTTTTTCTAAAGACAAAACTCCCTTTAAACATTATTGGGGAGGAAGTTATACGCGTGCAACTGCTGCGAGAAGAGGCGGTTATTATTTTCATTTGGAAAAAGGAAACAGTTTTTTCGCTGGCGGATTTTGGGGACCCAATGCAGCAGATTTAAAAAGAATCAGAACTGAATTTGCAAATGATCCGGAGACTTTTCAGGAAATACTCAACTCAAAATCTTTTGTAAGCAACTTTGGTACTTTACAAGGAGAACAATTAAAAACAAAACCAAAAGGTTATGATGCGGATCATCCGGCAATTGATTTACTTCGTTTTAAACAATTTTTGGTCATAAAACGCTTTACAGACGAAGAAGTTCTAAGTCCCCTATTTTTAGAACTGGCTTTGGATGCATTCAAAAACATGAGACCTTTTTTTGATTATATGAGCGAAGTGCTGACAACAGACAGCAACGGAGCTTCGATTTTATAAAAATACTTCGTTGTAAAAGTTAAACCCGACAGTTTCAAAACTGTCGGGTTTATTTGTTTGTCGTGGCGTATAATAAAAAGAATAATTAGAGCAATAAAATCTCGTTTACAATAACTTCAGTAATATATTTTTTCTCACCGTTTTTGTCATCGTAACTTCTATGGGTTAACTTTCCTTCGACAGCCACTTCCTTACCTTTTGTGACAAACTTTTCGATAATTTCAGCCGTTTTTCCCCAAGCCGTAACACGATGCCACTCCGTTTGTTCTACTTTATCACCTTTGTCATTTCTGTAAATATCGTGGGTTGCGATTGTCAGGTGTGCAAGTTTTCTACCGCTTTCTAATGTTTTAACTTCCGGATCATTCCCTACATTCCCAATTAACTGTACTCTGTTTTTCATTGCATTCATGGCGTATATTATTTAAATGTTAGTATAACTTGAAATTGTTCGTCAACTTCAACGATGCAAAGATGATACAGCCCAGCAATAACAGTCGGTTATTAACTATTTACTATCGACTGTAACTATTTGTAAGCGTTTGTAATTGGAAATGATTTTTTGTATATTTGAGAGAAATCTTACTATATGCAGGCAAAAATCAAAAAAGTCGAGTTACGAAATTTAGAAATTGAAGACTATAAACAATTAAAAAAATCAATGATTGAATCGTATCCTGAAATGGCCGATTCGTATTGGGGATCTGAAGATATAGAAAGATTGCTTTCTATTTTTCCGGAAGGACAATTGGTCATTTTAGTTGATGGAAAAGTCGTTGGTTCTGCATTATCTCTAATTGTTGACGAAAAATTAGTAGAAAAAAGACATAATTACCAACAAATTAGTGGCGATTACAAATTCTCTACCCATAATCCAAATGCTGAAATTTTATACGGAATAGATGTTTTTATTCACCCAAATTATAGAGGTTTACGTTTAGGTCGTCGATTATACGATGCCAGAAAGGAACTTTGCGAACAGCTGAACTTAAAAGCAATTGTTTTTGCAGGCAGAATTCCGAGTTACAGGGAACATGCTAAAAAGATGTCTCCAAAAACCTATATCGAAAAAGTACGAACCAAAGAGTTGTATGATCCTGTTCTTTCTTTTCAGTTAAGCAATGATTTTCATGTTTTAAGAGTCATCAAAAATTATTTGGAAGGCGATGAAGAATCGAAAGAGTTTGCTGTTTTACTGGAATGGAATAACATTTATTATGATGACAGTCCGAAATTAATTAATCTAAAGAAAAACATCATTCGTTTGGGATTAATTCAATGGCAGATGCGCCCATTAAACAACGTTGAAGCACTATTTGAACAAGCCGAATTCTTTATCGATGCTGTTTCCGGTTATGGATCTGATTTTGCACTTTTCCCGGAACTATTCATCGCGCCTTTAATGGCAGATTACAATCACTTATCTGAAGCGGAAGCGATTCGGGAATTGGCCAGACATTCTGACCCAATCAGAAAGCGTTTTCAGGAATTTGCGATTTCATACAATATCAATATTATTACGGGAAGTATGCCGTATTTAGAAGGCGGAAATCTTTACAATGTTGGCTTTTTATGCAAAAGGGATGGAACTTCAGAAATGTATACCAAAATTCATATTACGCCAAACGAAGTGATTCATTGGGGAATGAAAGGCGGATCCAATTTTAAAACCTTTGATACCGATTGCGGAAAAATTGGAATTTTAATTTGTTATGATGTCGAATTCCCAGAACTTCCAAGACTTTTAGCTGATGAAGGAATGGATATTTTATTCGTGCCTTTTTTAACAGACACACAAAATGGATATACTCGTGTAAAACATTGTTCACAAGCACGTGCAATCGAAAATGAATGTTATGTAGCCATAGCAGGTTGTGTTGGGAATCTTCCGAAAGTAAACAATATGGATATTCAATATGCACAGTCTTCTGTATTTACACCTTCTGATTTTGCTTTTCCAAGCAACGGAATTAAAGCAGAAGCTACTCCAAATACAGAAATGACCTTAATTGTTGATGTTGATCTGAATTTATTAAAAGAACTTCATGAACATGGAAGTGTCAAAACATTAAAAGACAGAAGGAAAGATCTTTATGAACTTAAAAAGCTAAATTCATAAAAAGCTCATTAAATAAAAAAGCCAATGACTGTCATTCGAAGAAATCCGTTATTTGAAATCTATCTTAAACAGGATTGCTTAGTAATTAACAATACTGATTTTAGTAAAGACAACGGCATATTCGAAATTGACAGCATTTTGAGCATAGAATTAATCAGACATTTAGCGTTCATTGATAGAATCATTGAAGTAACATTTGGATTTAATGTCCCCGCTAAATCTTGTGAACTTAGAATTAATTTGGAAAATGGTTTTAAGGATATTGTTCTAACTCATTGTGACATTAAAAAAGTAGAACTTTTAATCTACGAAATCAAGCAAGCAATTATTAAAAGAGAAAACGAAAAACCTAGTTTATCAACGAAATAAAAATTGTTAAATGAAGACATGCCTCGAATGTTCCGTTAAAATTGTTGGCCGAGAAGACAAGAAATTCTGCTCTGATAGTTGCCGAAATGCGTACAATAACAAAATAAATAAAGATAGTACGAATTTCATGCGAAATATAAACAACAAGTTACGCAAAAATTACCGTATTTTGGCAGAGTTAAATGTAGATGGAAAATCAAAGGCATCGCGTGACAAATTATTAAACAAAGGCTTTGATTTTGAGTTTTTTACAAACATTTTACAGACAAAGACGGGAAATACATATTATTTCTTGTACGACCAGGGCTATCGTTCCTTGGACAATGATTATTTTATGCTTGTTAAAAAAGAAATATAGTTAGCGTTTATT is a window of Flavobacterium crocinum DNA encoding:
- a CDS encoding ferritin is translated as MLSKNIESALNKQIRIEAESSQTYLSMACWAEVQGLEGIAQFMYTQSDEERAHMLKLVKYVNERGGHAQVTDLKAPKTTYTTFKEMFEELYNHELFVSKSINELVHITFEEKDYATHNFLQWYVSEQIEEEATAKSILDKINLIGDDKGGLYLFDRDIQQLTVTSSIAINPK
- a CDS encoding DUF2461 domain-containing protein produces the protein MENYVTIPKSSLDFLVQLKENNNKPWFDDHKSEYLIELEHIQNFADALLKELSKTDVLENTSGKKSVYRIYRDIRFSKDKTPFKHYWGGSYTRATAARRGGYYFHLEKGNSFFAGGFWGPNAADLKRIRTEFANDPETFQEILNSKSFVSNFGTLQGEQLKTKPKGYDADHPAIDLLRFKQFLVIKRFTDEEVLSPLFLELALDAFKNMRPFFDYMSEVLTTDSNGASIL
- a CDS encoding single-stranded DNA-binding protein, whose translation is MNAMKNRVQLIGNVGNDPEVKTLESGRKLAHLTIATHDIYRNDKGDKVEQTEWHRVTAWGKTAEIIEKFVTKGKEVAVEGKLTHRSYDDKNGEKKYITEVIVNEILLL
- a CDS encoding bifunctional GNAT family N-acetyltransferase/carbon-nitrogen hydrolase family protein, producing MQAKIKKVELRNLEIEDYKQLKKSMIESYPEMADSYWGSEDIERLLSIFPEGQLVILVDGKVVGSALSLIVDEKLVEKRHNYQQISGDYKFSTHNPNAEILYGIDVFIHPNYRGLRLGRRLYDARKELCEQLNLKAIVFAGRIPSYREHAKKMSPKTYIEKVRTKELYDPVLSFQLSNDFHVLRVIKNYLEGDEESKEFAVLLEWNNIYYDDSPKLINLKKNIIRLGLIQWQMRPLNNVEALFEQAEFFIDAVSGYGSDFALFPELFIAPLMADYNHLSEAEAIRELARHSDPIRKRFQEFAISYNINIITGSMPYLEGGNLYNVGFLCKRDGTSEMYTKIHITPNEVIHWGMKGGSNFKTFDTDCGKIGILICYDVEFPELPRLLADEGMDILFVPFLTDTQNGYTRVKHCSQARAIENECYVAIAGCVGNLPKVNNMDIQYAQSSVFTPSDFAFPSNGIKAEATPNTEMTLIVDVDLNLLKELHEHGSVKTLKDRRKDLYELKKLNS